CGAAGCATAGTCGTTTGCTGCAGTCGCCATTACCCCTTCAGTCTTGCCGCTAGAACTTTGGCAGCTTCGCTGATGTCTTTATCGGAATCTTGCTGGCACTTTTCGATGGCTGGCAAGGCTGGTTTCGCAGCTGGCCCCAGACTCGAGAGACAAGCCAGGGCCAGCTTCTTCGCGTTCACGTTGTTGCTTTCCAACGCCTTCGTGAGCGCCGGTTGAGCAGTTGGCCCGATGCGAACCAGCGCCTCGGACGCAGCCGTTCGCACCCGCTCGTCTTCATCGGCCAGGGCATTTCCCAAGTCAGCTGCCGCAGGTTCGGCATTGGTAGACAGACTTCTCAACCGGCCAGCAGCGACCAGTCGCACGGCCGCTTGTTTGTCTGTGAGGGCTTGCCGAAGGGTGGGGAGTGACTGTTCCGGAGTCGCGACCTGCGTCAGGGCAAAGATTGCGGCCGAGCGAACTCGTTCGTCGGGATCGGTAGTCGCCGACTTCGTCAAACTTGCTGTAAACGCTGTTCCTTTGGTGCCGAGATTTCCCGCCAGGCGAACAATGGCCACGCGGTTCTCGACCTTGGTTTCGCGCTCGGGATCGAGCATGGCCGTCAGTTGCGGCTGGGCGGTGCTCATGTCCGCTGCGTTCATCTGCCGCACTGCTTGCAGGCCAATGCCGCGAATGGTCGCGTCTTCATCGGCCAGCAAACCGGTGAACGCCGCGACGTGCAGGGGAATCGCTGGGTCGAACGAACTGAGCAAATGAAACGCTGCGCCGCGCCGCACTTCGAGTTGCTTATCGCCCAACAGCGGCAGCAACCTCGCCGTAGCATCGGGCCCGAGTCGTTCGAGTTCCAGCGCGGCAGCTTCACTGATTCGCCAGCCACCGGGGCCCGTTGGTTCGACCAGCTTCGCCGCGATCTGGCGGACGGGATCGTTGGGATCGGCCGGCGGAAGTGAAGTAACCCGTGGCTTGATCGTCGGCGTTACCTGTGCTTGCGGAGTCGGCTGAACCTCAGGCATCTCGCTTGTTTCGGTCTTGGATTCGACAACTGTCGTGCCTGGACCCGGCGTGATAACAGGCGCAGGAACATTCGTGCCGCAACCGGCCAGGCAACAACCGCAGACAGCTGCAATACGCAGGCTCGAAACTCGCATGGGTCAGTTCCTTGGAGAGGTGCTGTGGCAATCACGCCCCTGTGTGATTGCCGCAGCCTTAGTGCAGCAGCAGATCGATCGTGCCGACCACGAACAAGCCGAAACTGACGATCGCATTGACGTTGAAGAACGCCACATTCACGCGCGTCAAATCGCCCGGCTTGACCAGGGCATGCTCGTAAACGAGCAGCAAGGCTACCGCCATCACACCACTGCCATAAATCCAACCTAGCCCTATTTCCGGGCAGAGCAAGGGCAAGAGCCCGAGCAGGATCAGGGTGACCAGGTGACACGCAGCTGCCAATCGCAGTGCGCCGGCGACGCCGAGCCGCGCGGGGACGCTGCGCAACTTGGCCTGCCGATCAAAATCGGCATCCTGACAGGCATAAATGATATCGAAGCCAGCAACCCAGGCCAAAACGACAAGCCCCAGCATTACAGCCGGCAAAATATCGCGCGGCTGCACCAGCAGGATCTCGCCCCGCAAAGCAATCCAAGCACAAACCGGTGCGAGCATCAGCGCGATGCCGAGCCAGAAGTGAGCCAGCGAGGTGAACCGCTTGGCATAGCTATAGCCCAGCAAAAACAGCAACACCGGCACAGACAATACGATCGGTAGCCAATTGGGTAGGAACAGCAGCGTGCCGGCGAAGAAGATGGCCGATGACGCAAGTGTGAACAGAATCACCGTCGGCAGCGACAAAAGACCTGCGGGAATATGCCGCATCTGTGTGCGCGGATTCGCCGCATCGATATGCCGATCGACGAGTCTGTTAAAGGCCATCGCCGCGCTGCGGGCACCGACCATGCAGATCAAGATGCCGAGCAGATGTTGCCAACGAAAGGCGATCGTCACATCGACGCCTGCCGGGACCGGAGTCGTCCACGCCATGATCGCGGCCAGCAGTGCAAACGGCAGCGCAAAAATGGTATGGCTGAACCGAATCATTCCCAGCAAATGGCGAAAGGTGGCGAACATACTGTTTTTACCGCAGAAAAGGACGGACCATCACCGTCATTGTCGCCAAGGAGGGGGAATTTGGGAATGCCGTGCTCAAAGCGGCGACGATAGCAAACTGAAGATGCCTCGGCCGGTAAGCACCTGCCGTTATTGAACGGGAATGGACGACCATGAAACAGACCATCGTCAAAATCGGCACCCTCGGCTTGCTCCTCTGCACAACAACATTGCCGGCGCGCGCGGACTGGTTCAATTACGTCGTCCGCACCTCGGGGTTGGGCTGGAGCAGTGGGTATCATGCCTACGATCAATGCCCCCCACGGCCAACCCACGGTCATTTTCCGATCAAGCATCCGTTCGCCATGCCTGGCTATGAAATGCACAGCGGCCTCAGTAGCGGTGCCCACGCCCCGTACTATTTTGAGGAACAAGCGCCGAGCACCCCGCAACCCGCGCCCACTCCGGCCGAACCACTTCCCAGCGCGCCCTCGGGACCGATGAGCGAGCGCCTGCCTGATCCGCAAGCTCGTTACCAGCCGCGCAGTCGTTATTTTGAGGCCTTGCAGGCCGAGCAGCAGCAGGCTTATCCCCAGCAAACAGCCACTCGCCCGCAGGAAACCCGCCAGGCGCGCCGGCCGTCGAATGCGCCACCGTTCTAGCAATTCATTCCCAGCAAGAATGCCCCGAATCCATTGATGCAAACTGCTCAACGGGGGGAAAATATCAACTTCCTTTGCTCATTGCCGGGACGTGACCTAGAGTTCAGACGACAGGCAGTAGACTCTTTTGACTCTCTGCTTGCTCTACTCCCCGGCCGATACCTCTCACAACTTTTCTGAGAGGTGCCGCCGAACTTTTCTTCGTTGTTTGGGTAAAGGGCAACGCCATGGACCGATTGCTTCTCCGTTTGTTATTGGACGAGGATGGGCCGACTGCGGTTGAGTATGCCGTGATGCTGGCTCTCATAGTTGGGCTCTGTGTCGGCGCGATTACGTTCTTAGGAACGCAAACCAACGGGGCCTTTGAAGACAGCCAGACCAAGATCAACGCGGCCATTGCCGGAAGTTAATTTCGCTGGTGACGTTGCAGTCGAGCTGATCGCCAAGCGCGAGCTAGAGTTTCCCAGGTAGAACCTCTCTTTGCGAACCCTTGGTGTGTGTCCGATGTCTGCTACGCTCAGCTCGCTCGATCGCTTTGCCCAACAGGCCGAGCAACTCTACTCGCTCCCCGCCGTCGCACTGGAAGTCTTGCGACTCGCGGGGCAGCCCCAAGTCGATCCACGGCAGCTCAAACTGTGCCTCGAAAGCGACCCGGCACTTGCGGCCCGCATTCTCAAGGTCGTGAATAGTTCCCTCTTCGGCCTCAGTCGCCAGGTCAGCGATCTGCAACAAGCGCTCGCACTCCTTGGTCTTAAGCCGCTCAAAGCACTGCTGCTTGGCTTCAGTTTGCCGCCGGAGTTGTTACGCGGCATCCATGCCGAAGCATTGCAACACTATTGGCAGCACACGTTGCTCAAGGCCGTTGCCTGCCGACTGCTCGAACAATTCGTTGCCAAGAGCGACGAAGAAGAAGCGTTCATTGCTGGCTTATTGCAAGACGTGGGGATCCTCGCCCTGCTGCAGCAGTTGGGCGAAAACTACGCGACCATGTATGTGCAGACGCGCCTCTGCGGCGGTGATTTGCAAGCAGTGGAGATTCCCACGCTTGGGTTCGACCACCTCTCCCTTAGCGCGCGAATGCTGATGAACTGGCGGCTGCCGCCGAAGCTGTGCCAAGCGGTTGCGGTACCGCCGCGCGAGCGGGCCGTCGAACATGCACCGACCCCTAGCCGGCAATTATGCCAGATTCTGCACTTAGGCGAATTGCTGACTCGCTACGTCGAACAACCTCACGACGCTGAACTCGCGCAACTGCTCGAAATTGGCGAGCGCTATTTCGAACTCGGGCCCGTGCGCTTGCATTCGGTGCTGACAGAACTTGGCCCCCATTTCGAATCGTTGGCTGGCGTGCTGGCGATTGAACTCCCTAGCGGACCAAGCTCGCAAGAATTACTGCAAGCAGCGCATCGACGGTTGGCTTCGATCACTGCCGAGATGGTGCCAGAGCTGATTCAAATGCAACGTGCGGCTGACGAAGCCACAGCGCTCGAATCGGTCCTGCAGACAACACGCGATTTGCAGCATCTTGCCAATCACGCTGCGCGGCCGGTCGGCGAATTCAAACTCGGCGACCACAAGAGCGAGCGGCGAGCCGATGGCGGCAGCGATTTTCTGCATCCCTCCAATAGTTCACCCTTGCGACGAACCACACCAGTCGCCTCATTGGCCGCAGCAGGCCAACCAGCACGCACAGCCGCCGATCCCGGTCTGCTGGGACGTTTGACAAGCGTGCTGCAGACTTGCCGGCAGAACCGCAGTCCGTTGTCGCTCGCGATCTTGCAGCTCGATCATTTTGCCGATGCTCAGTTCGTTTGCGGTATTGAACCCACCATGGTGTTCCTCGAACGATTTCGTCGCCATCTGGCCGAAGCGACCGGCGTTCTCGGCCCCTGCTTACAACTCACCAGCACGCGATTCGCGCTGCTCTGGGGAGACTGCTCGCGTAGCGATGCCCTGGCCACACTGCGCAACGTGCACGACCAATTGCCTGATTGGCAGGACGAGAGCCTGCCCCCCGATGCTCCACGTCTGAGCATGAGCGCGGGTCTCGCGACGGTGTCGCTCCCCAGTCGCAACTTTCCGCCGAACGATTTAGTTGCCGCGGCGCAGCGCTGCCTCGATGGCGCGCTACACTC
Above is a window of Anatilimnocola aggregata DNA encoding:
- a CDS encoding HEAT repeat domain-containing protein, which produces MRVSSLRIAAVCGCCLAGCGTNVPAPVITPGPGTTVVESKTETSEMPEVQPTPQAQVTPTIKPRVTSLPPADPNDPVRQIAAKLVEPTGPGGWRISEAAALELERLGPDATARLLPLLGDKQLEVRRGAAFHLLSSFDPAIPLHVAAFTGLLADEDATIRGIGLQAVRQMNAADMSTAQPQLTAMLDPERETKVENRVAIVRLAGNLGTKGTAFTASLTKSATTDPDERVRSAAIFALTQVATPEQSLPTLRQALTDKQAAVRLVAAGRLRSLSTNAEPAAADLGNALADEDERVRTAASEALVRIGPTAQPALTKALESNNVNAKKLALACLSSLGPAAKPALPAIEKCQQDSDKDISEAAKVLAARLKG
- a CDS encoding UbiA-like polyprenyltransferase — encoded protein: MFATFRHLLGMIRFSHTIFALPFALLAAIMAWTTPVPAGVDVTIAFRWQHLLGILICMVGARSAAMAFNRLVDRHIDAANPRTQMRHIPAGLLSLPTVILFTLASSAIFFAGTLLFLPNWLPIVLSVPVLLFLLGYSYAKRFTSLAHFWLGIALMLAPVCAWIALRGEILLVQPRDILPAVMLGLVVLAWVAGFDIIYACQDADFDRQAKLRSVPARLGVAGALRLAAACHLVTLILLGLLPLLCPEIGLGWIYGSGVMAVALLLVYEHALVKPGDLTRVNVAFFNVNAIVSFGLFVVGTIDLLLH
- a CDS encoding Flp family type IVb pilin, which translates into the protein MDRLLLRLLLDEDGPTAVEYAVMLALIVGLCVGAITFLGTQTNGAFEDSQTKINAAIAGS
- a CDS encoding HDOD domain-containing protein — protein: MSATLSSLDRFAQQAEQLYSLPAVALEVLRLAGQPQVDPRQLKLCLESDPALAARILKVVNSSLFGLSRQVSDLQQALALLGLKPLKALLLGFSLPPELLRGIHAEALQHYWQHTLLKAVACRLLEQFVAKSDEEEAFIAGLLQDVGILALLQQLGENYATMYVQTRLCGGDLQAVEIPTLGFDHLSLSARMLMNWRLPPKLCQAVAVPPRERAVEHAPTPSRQLCQILHLGELLTRYVEQPHDAELAQLLEIGERYFELGPVRLHSVLTELGPHFESLAGVLAIELPSGPSSQELLQAAHRRLASITAEMVPELIQMQRAADEATALESVLQTTRDLQHLANHAARPVGEFKLGDHKSERRADGGSDFLHPSNSSPLRRTTPVASLAAAGQPARTAADPGLLGRLTSVLQTCRQNRSPLSLAILQLDHFADAQFVCGIEPTMVFLERFRRHLAEATGVLGPCLQLTSTRFALLWGDCSRSDALATLRNVHDQLPDWQDESLPPDAPRLSMSAGLATVSLPSRNFPPNDLVAAAQRCLDGALHSGGNTIKSIEL